GAGCTGAAAAAATTGTTTCCGCCGCCAAAGTCTACTGCCGGTTCGGACGTCGTTTCTTCCCAAAAAGGGTCGAATGTCGAGGGCTCGCGGTCGTAGTGTTGTGCACGAGACACTTCTAAGGCTGCCACCGCGTCGATACTGAAAGGATCTAGTTCCGGTGGTTTCGTTTCGTTGCGCAAAGGACTTTCGCGAACAGACAGACTTTTTATCGGGGGATTTACAGAGAAGGGATCCATTGATTCTGCATCGCCGTCTTTGTCTATCCCGGATTTTGtctcctcctcctcttcaGTGCTTGTGGAAGACCAAAACTTGAGGACAGCCGAAGCCCCGGCTCGGGGACGTTCGTTGTATTCCGATTTGGGTTTCAAGACGGCGAACGCATCATCGAGTGGTTTTGTTTGTGGTTGGTCTTTCAAAAAGTTTGTCAATCGTGTTAGGGAAGATTTCCTCACGAAAGATTCTGTACTGGCCCCATCCAACAGCGAGTCTTTTGAAGAAACAGGGTCTCCGTCAAGGAGCGTTTCAGCGGCAGATACAGTGGAATCATCCAAGAGAGACTCCTTTGGGGATAGTGCAGGAGTGCCGTTGTCCAGTATAGAGTCTTCCGAAGAACATGCTACTATACCTGAGTCGCCGTCAGTGGCCAACGTAGGCAAGCCACCTGATGGGGTCGGGGCCAGATTGTCGATGGCGGGTTTCGGATCAGTGACCAAGTCGTGAAATGGCACTAACGACTGTGCTACTTTATCGACCAACTTGCATTTTTCGTCAGTATTTTCTAAAGCCTGACCAATGGGTTTTGCTTTCGCCTCAATTTTTTCGCAAGAAAGTCTATCGGCATCGCGTTTTTGTAGGCGGCTCGGAGACTCGTCGCAGCAGTGTAACATGGCTTCCACTTGTCTCCTCCATCCCACAGGAGACAATGCAATGACGTCTTTCTTCCAGGGATGGTCTCGATTGCGAAAAGACGGTGATTGAGAATTTCTGTTGGAAGTTCGCAAAGGATGTGGTGATGAAGCTGTTGCCACAGCCAGGAAACTTCGACTACTAGCTTCGCGAGGGCTGTGTAATGTTGCTTCGTGAGAGTTGATTGATGTCTTCAGTGCTTCGCTATCGCGTTGCGCCGTTTCCACATTGCGATCTTCTGCTTTCTCCTGTTTCTCAATCATACTGACAGTGGTTTGTGTGGTAGAATGTCGTATTTTTTCCTCAAGTTGATCATGGTACGAAAGCTCTTTGAGTTGGCTTTCCAAGTCGTTGTTACTCATGGGCTCGAAGACGGGGGTCAACTTATCCTCTGGGATCTTTTCTTGCATTGTGACCGTGGTGAAGAGGAGACCACTCTCAGCATGTGGTTTTAGCGGACTCGAAAGCTTTCCCTTCTCCTCCTCCCGTCACTTCACAGGCTGTGGAATGCCGAACACAAGGAGAGCCAAAAAATCCCTTCTGTCTGAAGCGTTCGATTTGGGACGGAGATCTAGGGGCGTTGGGCGCCGGGCTCGCCATTTGCGAGAAGCTGGGAGATTTCTTTGAAGCCAACCGTTGTAAGTACTGCCGGAAACCGGTCTCCCCTTCAGACGACGCCTTTTCTGGACGTTTCTCCCGCTCTTTGCTTTTTTCGATTGGCGATGTACTGTCACGGCCATTTGAAGGACCAGTCAAACACAGACTGGTATTTGAAACAATTGTTAAAGGAGAGGGAGCAGGCTTCGGACTCGCAGGAGCACGAGGTTTGGACTCCGGTAAACGTGCTTTCACGGAGACGAAACTCTCTGCCTTTAAACCTATTCGTGCCTTAGAATTTGGTGTAGGGCTTTGGCTTTGTCTTGTAATGCTAGCAATGGCAAATCGTTCCGCCATACTCGCGACATTGACCTTTACAGACGTTTCACGGACACGTCGCACTTGAACTGGCTTGATCGACGGCGAAGTAGGtgatttttcaaaaactttgaCTTCATCTTCCATTTTTGTCTTACATACTTTGCCGGATTTTGTTTTGTGACTGCTGTGTGTAGAGCTGAATCGAGCTTTCATACTCGACACTGAAACTTTGTCAGGTCT
The genomic region above belongs to Phaeodactylum tricornutum CCAP 1055/1 chromosome 16, whole genome shotgun sequence and contains:
- a CDS encoding predicted protein translates to MSNNDLESQLKELSYHDQLEEKIRHSTTQTTVSMIEKQEKAEDRNVETAQRDSEALKTSINSHEATLHSPREASSRSFLAVATASSPHPLRTSNRNSQSPSFRNRDHPWKKDVIALSPVGWRRQVEAMLHCCDESPSRLQKRDADRLSCEKIEAKAKPIGQALENTDEKCKLVDKVAQSLVPFHDLVTDPKPAIDNLAPTPSGGLPTLATDGDSGIVACSSEDSILDNGTPALSPKESLLDDSTVSAAETLLDGDPVSSKDSLLDGASTESFVRKSSLTRLTNFLKDQPQTKPLDDAFAVLKPKSEYNERPRAGASAVLKFWSSTSTEEEEETKSGIDKDGDAESMDPFSVNPPIKSLSVRESPLRNETKPPELDPFSIDAVAALEVSRAQHYDREPSTFDPFWEETTSEPAVDFGGGNNFFSSTPDPFADFDVPSKRSSLPVRESFSPPIFTVVASHGDPNNCQPGGQTEKFSRLAPPSGSMDSASDIEPHVWSFEVDDPFAMDHQAKPVSTPKSVSCPM